In one Spirochaeta lutea genomic region, the following are encoded:
- a CDS encoding coiled-coil domain-containing protein: MNHKDMILRFQQQIDELEKNRVETVQKIGLLLLETDSLEEALESLPEERREAIPEAISKARQITGQIQETSETLNELRHSLEQDKAIGQELKRNADTRKELERQEDGLFFEIGQRALEVYTAGPERFREYQNLFAAALQAQERFYELSNHIEKKELANRGKSPIQNVINKGLALADQVKRGSAERKLHSELKELGAGLVATDFPDRASSKTFQAAHQPYLTIQAQREELSSSKDELESRRRVIQAFLNDLKAKYGSSSPDRLISIIEDDLERLQNESSQSLQTAGAEYFEALPAKQKQGKKSASQVDRFVNQLLTVEQSMTSLHQEIARHRSAIKAQELKKRITQLQSEEERLARQITEKQAQLDKTSDLLQEAEKEYTEAAREAGPALSGESEEG, translated from the coding sequence ATGAACCATAAAGACATGATCCTGCGTTTTCAGCAGCAGATAGACGAATTAGAAAAAAACAGGGTAGAGACCGTACAAAAAATCGGGCTGCTTCTCCTCGAAACAGATTCCCTCGAAGAGGCGTTAGAATCCCTTCCGGAAGAACGAAGAGAAGCCATTCCTGAAGCAATTTCTAAGGCCAGGCAGATTACCGGGCAGATCCAAGAAACCTCTGAAACCCTGAATGAACTGCGCCATTCCCTGGAGCAGGATAAGGCTATAGGCCAGGAGCTGAAACGGAATGCTGATACCCGGAAGGAACTGGAACGACAGGAGGACGGGTTATTTTTTGAGATCGGACAGCGCGCCCTGGAGGTCTATACGGCCGGTCCGGAACGGTTTAGGGAGTATCAAAACCTTTTTGCTGCTGCTCTACAGGCTCAAGAACGCTTCTATGAGCTCAGCAATCATATTGAAAAAAAAGAACTGGCAAACCGTGGGAAAAGCCCGATTCAAAATGTCATCAATAAGGGGCTTGCCCTGGCCGACCAGGTTAAACGGGGGAGCGCCGAGCGGAAATTGCACTCCGAGCTAAAGGAATTAGGCGCAGGGTTAGTCGCTACCGATTTTCCTGACCGGGCTTCAAGCAAAACCTTTCAGGCCGCACATCAACCCTACCTGACTATTCAAGCCCAGCGGGAGGAACTTTCCTCCTCCAAGGACGAACTTGAGTCCCGCCGGAGGGTAATCCAGGCATTTTTAAACGATCTAAAGGCAAAGTACGGCAGTTCTTCCCCGGACAGGCTCATCTCGATTATTGAGGATGATCTGGAACGCCTCCAGAATGAGAGCAGTCAGAGTCTTCAGACCGCCGGAGCGGAGTACTTCGAGGCACTTCCGGCCAAACAGAAGCAGGGAAAAAAATCCGCCAGCCAGGTTGACCGGTTTGTGAATCAGCTGCTGACGGTAGAGCAGTCCATGACATCCCTCCACCAAGAAATCGCCAGGCACCGCAGTGCCATTAAGGCTCAGGAACTGAAAAAGCGAATTACCCAATTACAGAGCGAAGAGGAGCGCCTGGCCCGGCAGATTACAGAAAAACAGGCCCAGCTGGACAAGACCTCCGACCTGCTCCAAGAAGCTGAGAAGGAATACACTGAAGCGGCCAGAGAAGCGGGTCCTGCCCTTTCTGGAGAAAGTGAGGAGGGGTAA
- a CDS encoding amino acid ABC transporter ATP-binding protein, translating to MDLHIHNLTKSFGDHTVLDSVTLDLQDLQSLVIIGPSGGGKTTLLRILAGLERPDSGTIHVNNHELIYKEEHLRNYRKRVGMVFQAYNLFPHLTAMENITLPLQKVHGHNREEAQGIAETLLKRFQLLEHGYKKPAQLSGGQKQRIAISRAVAINPEFLLLDEPTSALDPEFTAEVLDLIEELRESGMQLIMVTHEMGFARHVAQHILFVDQGGIVEQGTPDQLFTSAATEDVSNFLAKVLKY from the coding sequence ATGGATCTGCACATACACAACCTTACCAAGTCCTTCGGGGACCACACCGTTTTGGATTCCGTGACCCTTGATCTTCAGGATCTACAGTCCCTGGTTATTATCGGGCCTTCCGGAGGCGGAAAAACAACCTTACTCCGTATTTTGGCGGGGCTCGAACGGCCGGATAGCGGAACAATCCATGTAAACAACCATGAACTCATATATAAGGAAGAACATCTTAGAAACTACCGAAAACGGGTGGGAATGGTCTTTCAGGCGTACAACCTGTTTCCCCACCTTACCGCTATGGAGAATATCACCCTGCCCCTGCAGAAGGTTCATGGTCACAACCGGGAGGAGGCCCAGGGAATTGCGGAAACCCTATTAAAACGCTTTCAGCTTCTGGAACATGGTTATAAAAAGCCGGCTCAGCTTTCTGGAGGTCAGAAACAGCGTATCGCTATCTCCCGGGCAGTGGCCATTAATCCGGAATTCCTGCTGTTGGATGAACCTACCAGCGCACTGGATCCAGAGTTTACCGCGGAGGTTCTGGACTTAATCGAAGAGCTCCGGGAATCGGGAATGCAGCTGATCATGGTTACCCATGAAATGGGATTCGCCCGTCATGTAGCTCAACACATCCTCTTTGTTGATCAGGGCGGGATTGTAGAACAGGGAACACCGGATCAATTGTTTACCTCTGCAGCCACTGAGGATGTTTCCAATTTTCTTGCAAAAGTATTAAAATACTAA
- a CDS encoding type 2 periplasmic-binding domain-containing protein, which produces MKQFQSRPLTLVVALFGLAIPIGKIPAESLVPSEISAPQWLGQQTLEALAGIPSETPLNEPLLGNEVLSQLTPVWSPDPSDSSRVIGAAYPADQTQPFIRTTLIAIDLPEPPAAPSYDYDFIVPADLWDFFPSALGELNSTSQFLLVSTRAQGLQALSRGKAPSLLDMDLRFASFIQDLRRRQPDALPGALRIHGLVNQTGGFSQQFYAFRLPEANPVLRETLNRRITRLLSSGNARSFGARLLPILFGQEQAEGIEWESPDIFEPYY; this is translated from the coding sequence ATGAAACAGTTCCAGTCCCGCCCCCTGACCCTAGTCGTTGCCCTTTTCGGATTAGCCATTCCAATAGGAAAAATACCGGCGGAATCTCTGGTTCCGTCAGAAATCAGTGCACCCCAGTGGCTCGGTCAGCAGACCCTGGAGGCCCTGGCGGGAATCCCCTCGGAGACACCCCTGAACGAGCCACTCCTGGGTAATGAGGTCCTATCACAGCTTACCCCCGTATGGAGCCCTGATCCCTCGGATTCCAGCCGTGTCATCGGCGCCGCCTATCCGGCAGATCAGACCCAGCCCTTTATCCGTACCACCCTCATCGCTATTGATCTCCCGGAACCTCCAGCGGCCCCATCCTACGATTACGACTTCATTGTCCCCGCTGACCTATGGGATTTCTTTCCCTCAGCCTTAGGGGAATTAAACAGTACTTCCCAATTTCTGTTGGTTTCTACGCGAGCCCAAGGGTTGCAGGCCCTTTCCCGGGGGAAGGCGCCCAGTCTGTTGGATATGGATCTGAGATTCGCATCGTTCATCCAGGACCTCCGCCGACGCCAACCAGATGCCCTCCCGGGGGCATTACGCATCCATGGTCTGGTAAATCAGACCGGGGGATTCAGTCAGCAGTTCTACGCCTTTCGACTGCCCGAGGCAAACCCCGTTCTCCGAGAAACCCTCAATAGAAGGATTACCCGCCTGCTTTCCAGCGGAAACGCCAGGAGCTTCGGCGCACGCCTGCTTCCAATCCTCTTCGGTCAGGAGCAGGCGGAGGGTATCGAGTGGGAAAGCCCGGATATCTTCGAGCCCTATTATTAA
- a CDS encoding extracellular solute-binding protein has protein sequence MKRLLSIMLIMAFAILPLSVFASGEGEQGGAAASGKVSFALWTQEGESEGAFAFVQKLANDFMDANPNVIIEVVQKDTEALREDFQTASLAGSAPELLWTVSDHAGPFLAANLIQPVDAMFNANNFIETVIVNNNAYAVPISAGNHLMLLYNKSLVPNAPKTTDELISVAQGLTTGDMYGLVYNATEPFWLVPWLGGFDGKVFAADGVTPTLNTKAMRDTLQFLADLEFEHGVVPAESDYGTMDTLFKEGKAAMLINGDWSLGDYQGILGDDLGVAKIPTVSATGSDPAPYTSGKYFMVAEGVSGAKLDAVKSFIQFATSEAAMKEMVETLVRLPARLTTLQDPLVTSDPILKGSAEQLATGTPQPTNVEMRAVWDAMKPEMNAVLAGTKDAAAAAAAMQAAAEATIATMQ, from the coding sequence ATGAAAAGGCTTTTATCAATCATGCTCATCATGGCTTTTGCGATCCTTCCTCTGAGCGTATTTGCCAGCGGAGAAGGCGAGCAGGGCGGAGCAGCTGCCTCAGGCAAGGTTTCCTTTGCACTGTGGACTCAGGAAGGGGAATCTGAGGGAGCATTCGCCTTCGTTCAGAAGCTTGCCAATGATTTTATGGATGCAAATCCAAACGTAATCATTGAGGTTGTTCAGAAGGACACCGAGGCGCTTCGGGAAGATTTCCAGACCGCTTCATTGGCTGGTAGCGCTCCCGAGCTGCTATGGACTGTCAGCGACCACGCCGGTCCCTTCCTGGCTGCAAATCTGATCCAGCCTGTAGATGCTATGTTCAATGCGAACAACTTCATTGAGACTGTTATCGTAAACAACAACGCGTACGCAGTGCCCATTTCTGCGGGTAACCACCTGATGCTGCTCTACAACAAGTCTCTGGTTCCCAATGCACCGAAGACCACCGATGAACTCATCAGTGTTGCTCAGGGTCTTACCACCGGGGACATGTACGGTCTTGTATACAATGCCACCGAACCCTTCTGGCTCGTACCTTGGCTGGGCGGTTTTGACGGTAAGGTATTCGCTGCGGACGGTGTAACTCCTACCCTGAACACCAAGGCAATGCGTGACACCCTTCAGTTCCTTGCGGACCTTGAGTTCGAACACGGCGTGGTACCTGCCGAGTCTGACTACGGCACCATGGACACCCTGTTCAAGGAAGGCAAGGCTGCTATGCTGATCAACGGCGACTGGTCACTGGGTGACTATCAGGGAATCCTGGGTGATGACCTTGGCGTTGCTAAGATCCCCACCGTTTCAGCTACTGGTTCTGATCCTGCTCCCTACACCTCTGGTAAATACTTCATGGTTGCCGAAGGGGTAAGCGGTGCAAAACTTGATGCAGTGAAGTCCTTCATCCAGTTCGCTACCAGCGAAGCTGCCATGAAAGAAATGGTTGAAACCCTGGTTCGTCTTCCTGCACGGCTGACCACCCTCCAGGATCCTCTGGTAACCTCAGATCCGATCCTTAAGGGTTCTGCTGAGCAGCTGGCCACCGGTACTCCCCAGCCCACCAACGTAGAAATGCGTGCTGTATGGGATGCCATGAAGCCCGAGATGAACGCTGTACTGGCCGGTACAAAGGATGCTGCCGCTGCTGCTGCTGCTATGCAGGCTGCTGCCGAGGCAACCATTGCTACCATGCAATAA
- a CDS encoding carbohydrate ABC transporter permease has translation MSSVVLRSLGDVLPTLGVIVLVVVALELLLYLVLKRMLNYKYSLAYMLVMPAALGLLVLVVYPIVYNIVIAFSDTNLFAGRFPTRPGSVSYGVGEFIDNIKLVFTAPVLKQEYFFPVFGRTMLWTFLQVAVHVTLGMMVAMLLNRPMKLRGFYRTVILFPWAVPQVIAVLAWRGEFNFDYGYFNVILTQMGFDKIPWMSDPFWNYLAVNMTNWWLGVPFMSVVLLGGLQSIDPSYYEAAEIDGGGKWVQFKEITLPLMRPVLTPAVVLGVIWTFNQFNVPFFINQQELETSDILVTALYRAAFEYNRYGFASAFAIIIFLILMAFTLIYMRLSNFQVDVGQSKKRLAQAKTVGE, from the coding sequence ATGAGTAGTGTAGTATTACGGAGTTTGGGAGACGTGCTGCCGACCCTTGGGGTCATTGTTCTGGTGGTGGTTGCCCTTGAGCTTCTTTTGTATCTTGTATTAAAGCGGATGCTCAACTATAAGTATTCCCTGGCCTACATGCTGGTAATGCCTGCAGCCCTGGGGTTACTTGTGTTGGTGGTGTATCCGATCGTTTATAATATTGTAATCGCCTTCAGTGATACCAACCTGTTCGCCGGACGCTTTCCAACCCGGCCGGGTTCGGTGAGCTACGGGGTCGGCGAGTTCATTGATAATATTAAGCTGGTGTTCACCGCACCGGTCTTGAAGCAGGAGTATTTCTTCCCTGTATTCGGTCGAACTATGTTGTGGACCTTCTTACAGGTGGCTGTCCACGTGACCCTGGGGATGATGGTGGCCATGCTGTTGAATAGGCCTATGAAGCTTCGGGGATTTTACCGAACGGTGATTTTGTTCCCTTGGGCGGTTCCCCAGGTTATTGCCGTGCTTGCCTGGAGAGGTGAGTTTAATTTTGACTATGGATATTTCAACGTTATTTTAACACAGATGGGCTTTGATAAGATTCCGTGGATGTCTGATCCATTCTGGAACTACCTGGCTGTTAACATGACCAACTGGTGGTTGGGGGTTCCCTTCATGTCGGTTGTTCTGTTGGGCGGCCTGCAGTCCATTGATCCCTCCTACTATGAGGCAGCGGAGATTGACGGCGGCGGGAAATGGGTCCAGTTTAAAGAAATCACCCTGCCCCTCATGAGGCCGGTACTGACACCTGCCGTGGTACTGGGGGTCATCTGGACCTTTAATCAGTTTAACGTGCCGTTCTTTATCAACCAGCAGGAACTGGAGACCAGCGATATTCTGGTTACCGCCCTGTACCGGGCAGCCTTTGAATATAACCGGTATGGATTTGCGTCAGCATTCGCGATCATCATCTTCCTGATTCTGATGGCCTTTACCCTGATATATATGCGGTTGAGCAACTTCCAGGTGGATGTAGGGCAGAGTAAGAAACGCCTTGCCCAGGCCAAAACGGTAGGAGAATAG
- a CDS encoding sugar ABC transporter permease, protein MSNMNQQVSIHLPTRMDLIKKHGFFRWYFHTARGDSPFKRTLVHIALIVLSFIAAYPVMRILTVSIRPGDRLLSTSLALIPADATWDSYYKVLFERDFFIWLWNSLLITASTSFLGVFIASTAAYSFSRWNFPGRTSGLIFLLATQMIPATMLMVPIYIISSMLGILNTWKGLVVAYSVTSVPFSIWILKGYYDTIPVELEQSAMVDGATRMQAFFRIILPLSAPALAIAFLFNFTQAWNDYLLARIMLQKPELYTWPLGLQSMQRQFQTQWGEFSAGALMVSVPVMILFLVSSKWLISGLTLGSVKG, encoded by the coding sequence ATGAGTAACATGAATCAACAGGTTTCCATCCACCTTCCCACCAGGATGGATCTCATTAAAAAGCATGGATTTTTCAGGTGGTATTTTCATACAGCCAGGGGCGACAGTCCCTTCAAACGTACCCTGGTGCATATCGCCCTGATCGTCCTTTCGTTTATTGCGGCGTATCCGGTGATGCGGATCTTGACGGTTTCAATTCGACCCGGGGACCGGTTACTATCCACCTCCTTGGCGTTAATCCCGGCTGATGCAACCTGGGATAGCTACTACAAGGTACTCTTTGAGCGGGATTTCTTTATATGGTTATGGAACTCCCTATTAATCACAGCATCCACTTCCTTCCTGGGCGTGTTTATCGCGAGTACGGCAGCCTACAGCTTCAGCCGGTGGAACTTTCCCGGAAGAACCTCCGGGTTGATCTTTCTGCTGGCTACCCAAATGATTCCTGCGACGATGCTCATGGTGCCGATATACATTATCTCAAGCATGTTGGGGATTCTTAACACCTGGAAGGGATTGGTGGTGGCCTATTCGGTGACCTCGGTGCCCTTTAGTATATGGATACTTAAGGGATATTACGATACCATACCCGTCGAGTTGGAACAGAGCGCCATGGTTGACGGTGCAACGCGAATGCAGGCTTTTTTCCGAATCATTCTCCCTTTGAGTGCACCGGCCCTGGCTATTGCCTTCCTGTTCAACTTTACCCAGGCCTGGAACGATTACCTTCTTGCAAGAATCATGCTTCAGAAGCCTGAGCTTTATACCTGGCCTCTGGGGTTACAGAGTATGCAGCGACAGTTCCAGACCCAGTGGGGTGAGTTTTCCGCCGGTGCGTTAATGGTATCGGTGCCGGTAATGATACTCTTTTTAGTATCGTCCAAGTGGTTGATATCGGGTCTGACCCTGGGTTCGGTTAAGGGATAG
- a CDS encoding LacI family DNA-binding transcriptional regulator: protein MRVTINDIAKASGFSKTSVSFAFNDPTRISKDTRDKIMKIAEELGYVPDPVARNLSLKKVGTIGFLVPQTIPEAFANPYMSSILLGIGDACQKHAYSLTVVPPLRDSIFDGVRSAAVDGFITMGLQPEMKVVQLIRQRHMPFVTIDGRPSEEGPSINVNDETAAYEQMEYVLAKGHRRIAVLSLEIPEGSEEGIFGGVSEWRLNGYKGALGAVGLSMEDLPIRYCSTTFESGAAAVREILATGYMPTVFVCMSDVIAIGAKRELESRGFRIPGDISIIGFDDIPEAQMVVPNLTTVHQPGFKKGRKAGEMLFSLIAGESTDYRVEYRCRLEIRDTLAEPKS from the coding sequence ATGCGGGTTACAATAAACGATATTGCTAAGGCATCCGGATTTTCGAAGACGTCCGTATCCTTTGCCTTTAATGATCCTACACGGATTTCCAAGGACACCCGTGATAAGATCATGAAGATTGCCGAGGAGCTGGGGTATGTTCCCGATCCGGTCGCCCGTAACCTATCCCTGAAGAAGGTGGGAACCATTGGGTTTCTTGTACCCCAGACCATTCCCGAGGCTTTTGCGAACCCCTACATGTCAAGTATTCTCCTGGGAATCGGCGATGCCTGTCAGAAGCATGCCTATTCACTTACCGTAGTGCCGCCCCTGAGGGACTCGATCTTTGACGGGGTGCGCAGCGCGGCGGTGGACGGGTTTATAACCATGGGGCTCCAGCCGGAGATGAAGGTTGTGCAGCTCATTCGCCAACGTCATATGCCTTTTGTGACCATAGACGGCCGTCCCAGCGAAGAGGGCCCCAGCATCAATGTGAATGATGAGACGGCGGCCTACGAGCAGATGGAGTATGTTCTGGCCAAGGGCCACCGGCGAATTGCGGTGTTGAGCTTGGAGATACCCGAGGGTTCTGAAGAGGGAATTTTCGGGGGTGTCTCTGAGTGGCGGTTAAACGGCTATAAGGGTGCGCTGGGTGCTGTGGGCTTGTCCATGGAGGATTTACCCATCCGCTATTGCAGTACTACCTTCGAGAGCGGTGCGGCTGCGGTGCGGGAGATTCTGGCGACCGGCTACATGCCTACGGTGTTTGTATGTATGTCCGACGTTATCGCCATCGGTGCCAAGCGGGAGCTGGAGTCCCGGGGGTTTCGGATCCCCGGGGATATTTCGATTATCGGCTTTGACGATATCCCCGAGGCTCAGATGGTCGTTCCGAATCTTACCACGGTTCATCAGCCCGGATTCAAAAAGGGCAGAAAGGCCGGAGAGATGCTTTTTAGCCTGATTGCCGGGGAATCTACCGATTACCGGGTGGAATACCGGTGCCGTTTGGAAATTCGTGATACCCTTGCCGAGCCCAAATCCTGA
- a CDS encoding DEAD/DEAH box helicase yields MKFIELPLHSQLQESIAAAEFTDCTPVQELTIQAVLQGRDVTVQSQTGTGKTAAFLIPLFERFLKEDEEGRAGSGPRALIVAPTRELAEQIKDEAVMLGSTLPFKAGAFYGGVGYKGQEQMIAAGLDIIIGTPGRLLDFERSKKLDFSQIKYLVVDEADRLFDMGFYPDLVSILRRMPSRKNRRTLLFSATMNTRVMNIAWEHMNEPQDIQIEPEHITVEKIDQSLYHVSREEKFPLLLGLLRSIEPKNALIFTNTKRGAEEVSKRLKINGYTCEFLMGDLAQNKRLKIIGSLKRGELQFLVATDVAARGLHVDDLELVVNYDIPEDPENYVHRIGRTARAGKTGRAISFADERFVYGLPAIEQLTSMKIPVAPVDESLFGEDKSKGMRIRYDRDDSIRARGGKPRSSERGGSRRRDSRPGKPAATRPEGIERKPKNPQRGPKPSQPKHKRRGPAPSANVGSPSKSASPEERLAYYQQKYGEDFTLKSGPAASRVGTSGKPGKPGKAAKGPKAGKATRRGKPGKTQQKPATAPKGQKPDTPKAAAKTRPGRVKQNPSRSDQNTPRNKESQSGKDTKGFVGFIKGLFGKS; encoded by the coding sequence ATGAAATTTATTGAGTTACCATTGCACTCCCAGCTGCAAGAGAGTATTGCAGCGGCAGAATTTACCGATTGCACCCCCGTACAGGAGCTAACCATTCAGGCCGTGCTGCAGGGCAGGGACGTAACCGTCCAGTCCCAGACGGGTACGGGAAAGACCGCAGCCTTTTTAATTCCCCTATTTGAACGTTTCTTAAAAGAGGATGAAGAAGGGAGGGCCGGATCAGGCCCCCGGGCGTTAATTGTGGCCCCCACTCGTGAGCTGGCCGAACAGATCAAGGATGAAGCAGTAATGTTAGGAAGTACCCTCCCGTTTAAGGCGGGGGCATTCTACGGCGGCGTGGGGTATAAGGGCCAGGAGCAGATGATTGCAGCCGGGCTGGATATCATCATCGGCACCCCGGGGCGGCTGCTTGACTTCGAACGCTCAAAGAAGCTTGATTTTTCACAGATCAAGTATCTTGTGGTTGATGAGGCGGACAGACTGTTTGATATGGGCTTTTATCCGGATTTGGTGTCGATTCTCCGGCGTATGCCTTCCAGGAAAAACAGGCGGACCCTGCTCTTCAGCGCTACTATGAATACCCGGGTTATGAACATTGCTTGGGAGCATATGAACGAACCCCAGGATATTCAGATAGAACCGGAACACATCACCGTGGAGAAAATCGATCAGAGCCTCTACCATGTAAGCCGGGAGGAAAAATTTCCCCTTCTTTTAGGGCTGCTCCGGAGTATTGAGCCCAAAAATGCCCTCATTTTTACAAATACCAAGCGTGGTGCCGAAGAGGTTTCCAAGCGTTTGAAAATAAATGGGTATACCTGTGAATTTCTCATGGGTGATCTAGCCCAAAATAAGCGGTTGAAGATCATCGGTTCTCTAAAGCGTGGAGAGCTTCAGTTTCTGGTTGCCACCGATGTAGCGGCCCGGGGGCTCCATGTAGATGATTTGGAACTTGTGGTGAACTATGATATTCCCGAAGATCCGGAGAACTATGTTCACCGGATCGGCCGGACCGCGAGGGCCGGAAAAACCGGCAGGGCGATCAGTTTTGCGGATGAGCGGTTTGTGTACGGACTTCCTGCCATAGAACAGCTCACTTCCATGAAAATTCCTGTTGCCCCCGTGGATGAATCCCTTTTCGGAGAGGATAAGAGCAAGGGCATGCGGATCCGCTATGACCGCGACGATAGCATACGGGCTCGGGGCGGGAAACCCCGGTCCTCTGAACGGGGAGGATCTCGGCGTCGGGATTCTCGGCCGGGTAAACCGGCTGCCACCCGTCCGGAGGGGATCGAACGAAAACCGAAAAATCCCCAGCGCGGCCCGAAACCGAGTCAGCCGAAGCATAAACGCAGGGGACCGGCTCCTAGTGCCAATGTCGGGAGCCCCTCAAAGAGTGCGAGCCCCGAAGAGCGGCTGGCCTACTACCAGCAAAAATACGGAGAGGATTTTACCCTAAAATCAGGCCCCGCCGCCTCTCGGGTAGGAACCTCCGGAAAACCCGGTAAACCGGGGAAGGCAGCCAAGGGACCGAAGGCCGGCAAGGCAACACGGAGGGGAAAACCCGGCAAGACCCAGCAAAAACCGGCCACTGCCCCAAAAGGACAGAAGCCCGACACCCCCAAGGCAGCTGCAAAGACCAGGCCTGGGAGGGTAAAACAGAATCCCTCTCGGTCTGATCAAAATACCCCTAGAAATAAGGAATCCCAATCTGGTAAGGATACCAAGGGGTTTGTTGGATTTATCAAGGGGCTGTTTGGCAAATCTTGA
- the rpsD gene encoding 30S ribosomal protein S4, with the protein MAKNSTAKGKIVRRFGINIFGNAKYDRLLKKKPAPPGEPKKGRVRQTEYGRQLAEKQKVKFAYGLSERQFRNVFAKAKRMKGVAGHNMLILLERRLDNVVYRLGMAASRSQARQLVSHGHVYLNGRRVNVPSALVRPGDAITAKPREATKEMLRRQIAENNHRPIPPWLSFSADELSASVSVYPTRDMIPTIAEEQMIVEFYSK; encoded by the coding sequence ATGGCAAAGAATAGTACTGCCAAAGGTAAGATTGTTCGTCGCTTCGGCATTAACATTTTTGGAAATGCGAAGTACGACCGGCTCTTGAAAAAGAAGCCCGCCCCTCCTGGAGAGCCCAAGAAGGGCCGGGTTCGTCAAACCGAGTACGGCCGGCAGCTGGCAGAAAAGCAGAAGGTAAAGTTCGCCTACGGACTTTCGGAGCGTCAGTTCAGAAACGTATTTGCTAAGGCAAAGCGGATGAAGGGCGTTGCGGGACATAATATGTTAATCCTTCTGGAGCGGCGACTGGACAATGTTGTATATCGGCTGGGGATGGCTGCAAGCCGGTCCCAGGCACGGCAATTGGTGAGCCACGGACATGTGTATCTGAACGGTCGGCGGGTGAATGTACCCTCCGCGTTGGTACGTCCCGGGGATGCGATTACCGCGAAACCCCGTGAAGCTACCAAGGAAATGCTGCGGCGTCAGATCGCAGAAAATAACCATCGGCCCATTCCGCCGTGGCTGAGTTTTTCTGCGGATGAACTGAGTGCATCGGTTTCTGTATACCCTACGCGGGATATGATTCCGACAATTGCAGAAGAGCAGATGATCGTCGAGTTCTACTCGAAGTAA
- a CDS encoding cyclic nucleotide-binding domain-containing protein codes for MRKLAVFSTDQDLNDRVVQICRKYQNFFEPQVVTSGQEALEFLKYELPDISLIHFSDQEIDTTALLDEIRQDPWLHYGGIVMVHNLKDRPRVGEVVKDLNVIATMSRSEFVRGFFRVLRILLQNRQILFQRDLQRYLLKSISGTLVMDNDPFNVGTYANLIPNYLYNINYLNREGREGLHVALFEMLMNAVEHGNCNITYDEKSHWLNKHGDILDLIRQKCTDPEIRRKKVHFSYRITPDRSYYSIRDEGTGFDWRSRLKPQEGREMDLHGRGILMTGVYVENLGYNPEGNQVSFEIRHQPMESNVVPSIFSDQGEIVFRDGDVVFHEGEQSNFLYYIVSGSLVIYSGGKQVSTLTPDDIFLGEMSFLLSNKRSATVVSSGTSVLIKVSKNSFVNSIKAQPHYGILLARLLAARIDRLNGHMSRLQARMDSMNLADPEIDEMSSVTAVQ; via the coding sequence GTGCGTAAGCTAGCTGTTTTTAGTACAGACCAGGACCTGAACGACAGGGTGGTGCAGATCTGTAGGAAATACCAAAACTTTTTTGAGCCCCAGGTGGTAACCAGCGGACAGGAAGCCTTGGAATTTTTAAAGTATGAGCTCCCGGATATCAGCTTGATTCACTTTTCCGACCAAGAGATAGACACCACAGCCTTGTTGGATGAAATCCGTCAGGATCCCTGGTTGCACTACGGTGGTATTGTGATGGTTCATAATCTTAAGGACCGGCCCCGGGTAGGGGAGGTGGTGAAGGATCTGAACGTTATTGCCACCATGAGCCGGTCTGAATTTGTCCGGGGCTTTTTCCGTGTGCTGCGGATATTGCTGCAGAACCGGCAGATTCTCTTCCAGCGGGATTTACAGCGCTATCTGCTCAAGAGCATATCCGGAACCCTGGTTATGGATAATGATCCCTTTAATGTGGGAACCTATGCCAACCTCATACCCAACTACCTTTACAATATCAACTATCTGAACCGGGAGGGGCGTGAGGGGCTGCATGTAGCCCTGTTTGAGATGTTGATGAATGCCGTGGAGCATGGAAACTGCAATATCACCTACGATGAGAAATCCCATTGGCTCAATAAACACGGGGATATTCTTGATCTCATCCGCCAGAAGTGCACCGATCCGGAGATACGCAGGAAAAAGGTTCACTTTTCCTACCGGATTACCCCCGACCGCTCCTACTACTCCATCCGCGATGAGGGAACCGGCTTTGATTGGCGATCCCGGCTGAAACCCCAAGAGGGTAGAGAAATGGATCTTCACGGCCGGGGCATACTCATGACGGGGGTGTATGTAGAAAACCTGGGATACAACCCTGAGGGAAACCAGGTGAGTTTTGAGATCCGTCATCAACCCATGGAGAGTAATGTGGTTCCCTCGATCTTCAGTGATCAGGGCGAGATAGTGTTTCGTGACGGTGATGTGGTCTTCCATGAGGGCGAGCAGTCCAATTTTTTATACTACATCGTCTCCGGTTCGTTGGTAATCTACAGCGGGGGAAAGCAGGTTTCTACCCTCACCCCGGATGATATTTTTCTGGGAGAGATGTCCTTCCTGCTCTCGAATAAGCGGTCGGCAACGGTGGTCTCCAGCGGTACCAGTGTGCTGATTAAGGTGAGCAAGAACTCCTTTGTGAACAGTATAAAAGCCCAGCCTCACTACGGTATCCTCCTAGCCAGGTTGTTGGCTGCCAGGATTGACCGGCTGAACGGGCATATGTCACGGCTCCAGGCTCGGATGGATAGTATGAACCTGGCTGATCCGGAGATTGATGAGATGAGCAGCGTTACTGCTGTGCAGTAA